The Stigmatella erecta sequence CCCGCCGCCGTGCCTGGGCTGGTGAGCTTCTGCTGCTGGGTCCAGACCGTGCCGTTGCGCACGAACACATAGGCCGAGCCCGAGTCCGTCCCGGAGTCATCGTCCAGCGGGGCGCCCACCACGGCCGTGTTGCCGTGAACCGCGACCGCGTAGCCGAAGAGATCTCCAGCCGCCCCGTCCTCGGCCGTGAGCTTCTGTTGCAGGCTCCAGGCCTTCCCTGTCCGGACGAACACGTACGCGGAGCCCGAGGCGCTGCCCCGGTCCGAGTGGTCGCTGTAGGGCGCGCCGACGATGAGGGTGTCCACGTTGTACGACACCGAGAAGCCGAACAAGTCATAGGCCACCGTGTCGTCGGCCACGAGCCGCTGCTGCGGCACCAGCTCCGGACTGCCCTGCGCCAGGGCGTCTCCGGCCAGCGCGGCCAAGGTCACGAGCGTGCCAAGCACCGAGTGCGCGATGAATCCTCGCTTCTGTCGCATGAGCTGTCCCCCCCCGGGAAATGAATCGAACGCCCCCCGGCAACGGATGCCGCGGCGCGCTCGACCCCTCTATTCGTACAGAGGCGACCGGAATGAGACAAGGCAGCAGTTCAGGAAATAATGGAAAACTCTGAGAAAGTGAACGATGGCGCTTCGAGGCCCGGAGGGACCCTGCCCAGCAATGCACGCTTGGGGGGCAGGCAGGCGTCAGTCCCTCCGGACCTGCTCGAGCTGCTCGGCGGGCCTCACGGGCCCGTGTAGATGCCGATGGTGCCGTGCGCGGTGTCGGAGCCCTGGAAGGCGAAGAGCACCCGCCGGGGGCTGGAGGCGCGATCCACCTGGACGTCCTGGACGGGGACCCAGATGAGGTGGTTGGGAATCACGCCGTCTCCGTAGTTCACCACGGTGCTGCCGCGCACCCGGCTCACGCCGCCACCCCAGCGCATGCCCACCCAGACGCTGTCATCGAGCGGGTCCGCCGCGACGGCGCCCACGTACCCCTTCTTGTCGGCCAGCTCCGTGGAGAGCGTGCGCAGGCGCTGGCCGTTCGCGTCGAGCAGGGCGAGCCCCCGGGTGAAGCTGCCCACCCACACGCTCTGGTTGGCCATCACCGCCATGCTCGACACGTGGTCATCCACGCGCTGCTCGCGGGTGGGCGGGGTGGGCTCGCTCACGGCGTCCGGCCAGATGTCGTAGCGGTTCCAGGCATAGCCGCTGTCCTCCGTCTGGCTCTGGGCGCTCCAGTAGTTGTTGCCGTTGGTGCCGTAGCGGAAGCGGGTGGAGCGGTTGGCGCCGCCGAACCAGACATCCCCGTTGGAGGCCACCGACACGCCCCAGTACGCATCCGTGAGCAGGACCCACCGCGTCCCGTCCGCGTTCCACGCGTTGATGGCCGGGTGGGCGTGCTCCATCACCCCGGCGCAGCCGTAGTCCCACGTGCCGGGGGCGCAGCTGTAGCCCGCGAAGTTCGCGTTGCCCCAGGCGAAGCCGTGGTTGCCGCCAAACCAGACGCTCTGCGTCTTCGGGTCATAGGCGATGCGCCAGATGTTGCAGACCTTCTCGCGCCCGCGCGGCTCGGCGGCGACCTTGTTGGGTCCGGTGGACAAGTCATAGTGCACTACCTGGAGGCCCGTGGCCGTGAGCGTCACCCGGTCCGCGTCCCCGCTCTTGTAGACGCTCGCGTCCGGGGTGCGGCCCGCGTAGTAGGCCTGGTCCCACTCGTCCTCGCACGTGGGCATGCCCGCCGCGGGCTTCTTGCCCTCGTAGCCCACGAAGGCGACGCCCGCGGGGCCTCCCGCCACGGAGATGACCTTCAGGTACTTCACGCCCGGGGGCGCGCTGCCATCGAGCATGTACCCGTAGGGGCGCAGGCCGTCGGCCAGGGTGAAGCGGCGGAACTGGGTCTGCCCCTTCTGGAGCACGAAGAGCCCCTCCTCGCCGCCGGCCACCCAGAGGTTGCCCCCCGCGTCCGCGCTCACGCCGTACACGTACCGGGGCACGCCCTGCGCCGCGCTGTAGAACGTCCAATCCCCCGTGGGCGGCGGGGGCGTGGTGCCGCCGTCCACCGTCACCACGAGCTGGGGCCGCAGGTCCGCCTTCGAGCTCTCCCGCGAGTAGAAGACGGTGCCGTCATGGCCCGTGGAGGTCACCACGAGGTTGAGCTCGCCATCGGCGTGCACGGCGGCCGTCACATCCCACTCGGCCCAGGTGTCCGCCGTCACCGCGCCCACGCTGGCCAGCCGCGTCTGCGGCACGGGCTTGTTGGCGTAGGTGAGGGTGCTCTCCTGCCAGGCGCTCCCCGTGGTGGACACGGCGGGCCCGGTGGTGGACGCATCCGTCATGTACAGGCGCAGCTTCGCGCTGCGCACGGAGCCCTTCAGCCCGCTCACGTTGAAGCGCAGATAGGAGGAGTAGTCCGGCGAGGCATCCGCCTTGAGCGTGCTGGAGGTGCCGAAGTTCTGCGCCGGGTTGGAGGACTCCACCCGGGCATCGGCGATGGACCCGAAGGTCTGTGTTTCCAGCAACTCCTGTGAC is a genomic window containing:
- a CDS encoding DUF7594 domain-containing protein, producing MSRGKRGAKWVVCATAVGLTVGCNGVTGPEEGPAGETQSQELLETQTFGSIADARVESSNPAQNFGTSSTLKADASPDYSSYLRFNVSGLKGSVRSAKLRLYMTDASTTGPAVSTTGSAWQESTLTYANKPVPQTRLASVGAVTADTWAEWDVTAAVHADGELNLVVTSTGHDGTVFYSRESSKADLRPQLVVTVDGGTTPPPPTGDWTFYSAAQGVPRYVYGVSADAGGNLWVAGGEEGLFVLQKGQTQFRRFTLADGLRPYGYMLDGSAPPGVKYLKVISVAGGPAGVAFVGYEGKKPAAGMPTCEDEWDQAYYAGRTPDASVYKSGDADRVTLTATGLQVVHYDLSTGPNKVAAEPRGREKVCNIWRIAYDPKTQSVWFGGNHGFAWGNANFAGYSCAPGTWDYGCAGVMEHAHPAINAWNADGTRWVLLTDAYWGVSVASNGDVWFGGANRSTRFRYGTNGNNYWSAQSQTEDSGYAWNRYDIWPDAVSEPTPPTREQRVDDHVSSMAVMANQSVWVGSFTRGLALLDANGQRLRTLSTELADKKGYVGAVAADPLDDSVWVGMRWGGGVSRVRGSTVVNYGDGVIPNHLIWVPVQDVQVDRASSPRRVLFAFQGSDTAHGTIGIYTGP